A genome region from Methanococcoides burtonii DSM 6242 includes the following:
- a CDS encoding sodium/glutamate symporter gives MSAAMIGMSFLVLGVILLLGKWIRVMSPPIQKLFIPSSLIGGFLALFLGPEVLGYLISWIGDSSTFLSGGIFPEEMLDAWTTLPGLFINIIFATLFLGKKLPAIKDIWLLAGPQIAHGQTIAWGQYVFGILAAILILTPFFGMDPMAGALLEISFEGGHGTAAGMSATFEELGFSDATDLALGLATVGILFGVILGIVLLNYGVRSGKTSVLKDQSQLSLSETYQKGIIDFDARESAGKITTRPESIEPLSLHFAYVGVAIGIGYLILQALIWIEAITWGQATGIYLLAHLPLFPLAMIGGIILQMFLDKFDPYYTLDRDLMMRIQGLSLDILITSAIATLSLTVIGNNLMPFVILATVGIVWNLIAFLYLGPKMMPSYWFEKSIGNFGQSMGMTASGLLLMRIADPASKSPALEGFGYKQLLFEPIVGGGIFTAASVPLIFYFGPMPILIMTSVIMVFWAGLGVFYFGRK, from the coding sequence ATGTCGGCTGCAATGATCGGAATGAGCTTTCTCGTACTTGGTGTCATCCTGCTTCTTGGGAAATGGATAAGGGTTATGTCACCCCCCATCCAAAAACTGTTCATTCCCAGTTCTCTTATCGGTGGATTCCTGGCTTTATTTCTTGGACCTGAGGTCCTGGGTTATTTGATCTCATGGATAGGAGATAGCAGTACGTTCCTATCAGGTGGGATATTTCCAGAAGAGATGCTTGATGCGTGGACCACTCTGCCTGGGCTTTTCATAAACATCATATTTGCAACACTTTTTCTTGGGAAAAAACTACCCGCGATCAAAGACATATGGCTTCTTGCAGGGCCACAAATTGCCCACGGACAGACCATAGCATGGGGTCAGTATGTGTTCGGCATATTGGCTGCAATCCTGATATTGACCCCTTTTTTTGGAATGGACCCAATGGCAGGTGCCCTTCTAGAAATATCATTTGAAGGCGGGCATGGTACTGCAGCTGGTATGAGCGCTACTTTTGAGGAACTTGGCTTTTCAGATGCAACAGACCTGGCACTTGGGCTTGCAACTGTGGGTATTCTCTTTGGTGTTATTCTTGGGATCGTGCTTTTGAACTATGGTGTAAGGTCAGGAAAAACAAGTGTGCTGAAAGACCAATCCCAGTTATCCCTTAGTGAAACCTATCAGAAAGGCATCATTGATTTTGACGCAAGGGAGTCTGCGGGGAAGATAACTACAAGACCCGAATCCATCGAGCCGCTTTCACTTCATTTTGCTTATGTGGGAGTTGCTATTGGGATCGGGTATTTGATCCTTCAGGCACTGATATGGATAGAGGCGATCACTTGGGGCCAGGCAACGGGAATATATCTGCTTGCCCATTTACCTCTTTTTCCTCTGGCAATGATAGGAGGCATCATACTACAGATGTTCCTTGATAAGTTCGACCCGTACTATACTCTGGACAGAGATCTTATGATGAGGATACAGGGTTTATCTCTTGACATTCTGATAACCAGTGCAATAGCCACACTGTCACTAACGGTTATCGGAAACAATCTGATGCCTTTCGTCATACTTGCTACAGTTGGAATTGTATGGAACCTGATAGCGTTCTTATACCTTGGACCAAAAATGATGCCTTCATACTGGTTCGAAAAGAGCATAGGTAATTTTGGACAGTCCATGGGGATGACGGCCAGTGGCCTGTTGTTAATGAGGATAGCCGATCCTGCTTCAAAATCTCCTGCCCTTGAGGGATTTGGTTATAAACAGCTGCTATTTGAACCGATAGTGGGTGGTGGGATATTTACAGCTGCCTCTGTACCCCTGATATTCTATTTTGGCCCGATGCCGATACTTATCATGACATCGGTTATCATGGTATTCTGGGCAGGACTAGGGGTCTTTTACTTTGGCCGAAAATAA
- a CDS encoding UbiA family prenyltransferase gives MALTRFGNSLFGTFSVSIAGVLSVELIGNEIDYLIAGTVSIFLFMGSFSINDYFDHKIDIVNNRKDRPIVIGTISRSKALNIATVCFFLAFFTSLFLGVFPSIFIGFNILLAIVYSSHLKKVLLLKNITIAYCFMATILFGTIIVDNRIDQLVGFYMIMAFLVGFAFEIMADISDMIGDMQHNIKTIASFHSPRVAAFVSSFFFISIFLFDPLPFFESIEYNNKSNLKPYHKLGYEHERI, from the coding sequence TTGGCTCTGACTAGATTTGGAAACTCGCTGTTTGGTACATTTAGTGTTTCCATAGCAGGTGTGCTGTCAGTTGAACTTATAGGAAATGAAATTGATTATTTAATAGCAGGCACAGTTTCTATCTTTCTATTTATGGGCTCATTTTCCATAAATGATTATTTTGACCACAAAATAGATATTGTTAATAACAGGAAAGACAGGCCAATAGTGATTGGTACTATTTCGAGAAGCAAGGCCCTTAATATTGCTACAGTTTGCTTTTTCCTTGCATTTTTCACGTCATTGTTCTTAGGTGTGTTCCCATCTATATTCATAGGTTTCAACATACTATTGGCAATTGTTTACAGCAGTCACTTGAAGAAAGTTCTCCTGTTAAAAAATATAACCATTGCCTATTGTTTTATGGCAACAATATTGTTCGGCACTATCATTGTTGATAACAGAATAGATCAACTGGTAGGTTTTTACATGATAATGGCATTTCTGGTAGGGTTCGCTTTTGAGATCATGGCAGATATCTCAGATATGATCGGAGACATGCAACATAATATTAAAACAATAGCATCCTTTCATTCACCACGGGTTGCAGCATTTGTCTCTTCATTTTTCTTTATATCAATATTCTTATTTGACCCGCTTCCATTTTTTGAAAGCATCGAATATAACAATAAAAGCAATCTAAAACCTTATCATAAATTGGGGTATGAACATGAAAGAATATGA
- a CDS encoding HesB/IscA family protein — protein sequence MIEITDIAATELKALLETEEKKDHALRIFVAGMGCSGVQYGMALDDEIKEDDITVTSKDIKIVIGPDISEQLEEATVDYIDTDGGKGFIIDNPSVNSGCGSCGGSCH from the coding sequence ATGATCGAGATAACAGACATTGCTGCAACAGAATTGAAAGCACTGCTTGAGACTGAAGAAAAGAAGGATCACGCACTCAGAATATTTGTTGCTGGCATGGGATGCAGTGGCGTCCAGTATGGAATGGCACTTGATGATGAGATAAAGGAAGATGATATTACAGTAACAAGCAAGGATATCAAGATAGTAATAGGTCCTGACATCAGCGAACAGCTTGAAGAAGCAACTGTAGATTACATTGACACAGATGGTGGCAAAGGTTTCATCATTGACAATCCATCAGTAAATTCCGGATGCGGTAGCTGCGGTGGTAGCTGCCACTAA
- a CDS encoding dihydrolipoyl dehydrogenase: MKEYDLIVIGSGSGMNYVSLIIQQYPEMKIAVIDKDKPGGICLTRGCIPSKMLLYPAELVREIGKANRFGIDAEIKSIDFKFVMERMRSSIDKDIEMIHHGLSSDPNLDYYEHVAKFVEPYVLEIGEELITSKMIFLSIGSKPMIPPVKGLDDISYLTSDTVLELTTLPKSLAIIGGGYIAAEYGHFFSAMGSKVTIIGRSPRIVDNEEPEISELARKKMARYVDIITDHEVSEIHPSGRQKKIVAKDRNSENEMEILVDEVLVATGRSPNTDILHPEKGGIETDERGWIKVNDHLETTCSNVWAFGDANGQYLFKHVGNYESTLVYENAILNEGIKIDYNAVPYAIFSYPEIAGVGIGESAAIEQYGEDNISIGFHRFEDTGKGMAMGLDSYFVKVILGDSGNTLLGAHIIGPQASILIHQLITLMNTPGSNVGPVVNGMDIHPSLSEVVKRALYSRMSVEEYHSVLKSLELEY; the protein is encoded by the coding sequence ATGAAAGAATATGATTTGATCGTCATTGGCAGTGGTTCAGGTATGAACTATGTAAGTTTGATAATACAGCAGTATCCTGAAATGAAAATTGCTGTCATAGATAAAGATAAGCCCGGTGGTATATGTTTAACAAGAGGCTGCATTCCTTCCAAAATGCTGCTTTATCCTGCGGAACTTGTCAGGGAGATTGGTAAAGCAAACCGTTTTGGTATCGATGCTGAAATAAAATCAATTGATTTTAAATTTGTAATGGAGCGAATGCGTTCCAGCATAGATAAAGATATTGAAATGATCCACCATGGTCTTTCATCCGATCCAAATTTAGATTATTATGAACACGTTGCAAAATTCGTTGAACCTTATGTACTAGAGATCGGGGAAGAACTGATCACATCAAAAATGATCTTCTTGAGTATAGGATCAAAGCCTATGATCCCTCCTGTGAAAGGTCTTGACGATATTTCCTATCTTACCAGTGACACTGTATTGGAGCTAACAACCCTCCCAAAAAGTCTTGCGATTATTGGTGGGGGCTATATCGCAGCCGAATATGGTCATTTCTTTTCTGCAATGGGATCAAAGGTAACTATCATCGGCCGTAGTCCAAGAATTGTGGACAATGAAGAACCTGAAATAAGCGAACTTGCAAGAAAAAAAATGGCACGATATGTCGATATCATCACTGACCACGAAGTGTCTGAGATCCATCCGTCAGGTAGACAAAAGAAGATAGTTGCAAAAGACAGGAATTCAGAAAATGAAATGGAAATTCTTGTAGATGAGGTTTTAGTAGCTACTGGCAGAAGCCCCAACACTGATATTCTCCACCCTGAAAAAGGAGGTATTGAAACCGATGAAAGGGGTTGGATAAAGGTCAACGATCATTTGGAAACTACCTGTTCTAATGTATGGGCATTTGGAGATGCTAACGGTCAATATCTTTTCAAGCACGTTGGCAACTATGAATCCACTCTTGTATATGAGAACGCGATCCTGAACGAAGGTATCAAAATCGACTACAATGCAGTTCCCTATGCTATATTTTCTTATCCTGAAATTGCAGGTGTGGGCATTGGTGAATCTGCAGCCATTGAACAATACGGTGAGGACAACATCTCCATTGGTTTCCATAGGTTCGAAGACACTGGAAAAGGTATGGCAATGGGCCTTGACAGTTACTTTGTTAAGGTAATTCTGGGGGATTCGGGAAACACTCTTCTGGGAGCACATATAATTGGTCCACAAGCATCAATTCTGATCCATCAATTAATAACGTTGATGAACACTCCTGGAAGCAATGTAGGTCCTGTCGTCAATGGAATGGATATTCATCCTTCTCTAAGTGAAGTGGTGAAAAGAGCATTATACTCGAGGATGTCTGTGGAAGAGTATCACTCAGTATTGAAATCTCTTGAGCTTGAATACTGA
- a CDS encoding nascent polypeptide-associated complex protein, with product MIPGMGGRGMNPAKVKQMMKQMGINIDQIEGVEQVIIRTADKDIVFNDADVSIMNAQGVDTYQVVGTPEEVLRELVIPEDDVRLVAEQTGVSEEAALESLKSANGDLAEAILALSS from the coding sequence ATGATTCCAGGTATGGGCGGTCGGGGCATGAACCCGGCAAAAGTTAAGCAGATGATGAAACAGATGGGCATCAATATCGATCAGATCGAGGGTGTTGAACAGGTCATCATTAGAACCGCAGATAAGGATATTGTGTTCAACGATGCAGATGTTAGTATCATGAACGCACAAGGCGTAGATACTTACCAAGTAGTCGGCACTCCTGAAGAGGTCCTAAGAGAACTTGTCATCCCTGAAGATGATGTTAGACTTGTGGCTGAACAGACCGGTGTGTCCGAAGAAGCTGCTCTTGAATCTCTTAAAAGTGCGAATGGAGATCTGGCTGAGGCCATTCTCGCTCTTTCCTCATGA